A window of Branchiostoma floridae strain S238N-H82 unplaced genomic scaffold, Bfl_VNyyK Sc7u5tJ_818, whole genome shotgun sequence contains these coding sequences:
- the LOC118409012 gene encoding TNF receptor-associated factor 2-like, giving the protein MPGYSREIFEVRVEDKYLCSACRLVLREPFQTYCGHRYCKSCLDEIFDLPDIQMCKQCPQDVQSEDSMLKREQAFPDRAIKRDIGDLPVKCLNAGLCEWKGKAEQYDEHQETCEFVLIPCPKQGCGKQVMRMDLAAHLEKECAVRQVKCKYCAQEILLKDEKDHLFICPQVPVNCDFCGKKKIPRAQLQQHQDEDTGDCKRLKVACRFAKVGCQAKLEREKLNDHIAKNHVDHLNHLLDNHLTLMEKVNLLKQNPQAQHMQQAVSKMDADMKTLFDRIVALENTASQVGGASGSASSEVTKLLENRIQQMASKQEEMRHKYVAMETRVATFEGIVAVLNREIEKCSATIEAYERQRRQDREIIESIERKMKSQERIIALKDVALAEQDLRITSLEMTSYDATLLWKIQDFTRKRHDAITGKTTSIYSPCFYTSRTGYKMCARIYLNGDGMGKGSHISLFFVLMRGHFDGLLRWPFRQKVTFMLLDQNNREHVIDAFRPDPTSSSFKRPTSDMNIASGCPLFMPLSQLESTRHAYVRDDAIFLKIIVDTSDLN; this is encoded by the exons ACATACTGTGGTCATCGCTATTGCAAATCATGTCTGGATGAAATCTTCGA CCTTCCAGATATACAGATGTGCAAACAATGCCCACAGGATGTGCAGTCAGAAGATTCAATGCTAAAGAGAGAGCAG GCATTTCCGGATAGAGCTATCAAGCGAGACATTGGAGACCTGCCAGTTAAGTGTCTGAACGCAGGTCTGTGTGAGTGGAAAGGGAAGGCGGAGCAATATGAT GAACACCAAGAGACATGTGAGTTTGTCCTAATCCCATGTCCAAAGCAAGGATGTGGCAAACAGGTGATGAGAATGGATCTTGCTGCACATCTGGAGAAGGAGTGTGCTGTCAGACAAGTCAAGTGCAAGTACTGTGCACAGGAAATACTGCTGAAGGATGAAAAG GATCATCTTTTCATATGCCCTCAAGTCCCCGTGAACTGTGACTTCTGTGGGAAGAAGAAGATACCAAGGGCCCAG TTGCAGCAACATCAGGATGAAGACACCGGAGATTGTAAAAGGCTGAAAGTAGCCTGCAGATTTGCTAAAGTCGGATGTCAGGCAAAG CTGGAACGTGAGAAACTGAATGACCACATCGCCAAGAACCATGTTGATCACCTGAACCACCTGCTAGACAATCATCTGACTCTCATGGAAAAGGTAAACCTCCTGAAACAGAACCCACAGGCTCAACACATGCAGCAGGCAGTCAGCAAGATGGATGCAGACATGAAGACACTGTTTGACAGGATTGTTGCTTTGGAAAACACAGCATCACAGGTTGGGGGAGCCTCAGGCTCTGCCTCATCAGAGGTAACCAAGTTGCTTGAAAATCGCATTCAGCAGATGGCTAGTAAGCAGGAAGAAATGAGGCATAAGTATGTAGCAATGGAAACTAGGGTCGCTACTTTTGAGGGTATAGTCGCAGTTCTCAATCGTGAGATTGAGAAGTGTTCTGCTACCATTGAAGCATATGAGAGGCAGCGGCGCCAGGACAGAGAAATCATAGAGTCCATTGAGCGAAAGATGAAGTCCCAGGAGAGAATCATCGCCCTCAAAGACGTGGCCCTTGCTGAGCAGGATCTCCGAATCACATCCCTGGAGATGACATCCTACGATGCCACTCTCCTCTGGAAGATCCAAGACTTCACAAGAAAGCGACATGACGCCATCACTGGTAAGACAACATCCATCTACTCCCCCTGCTTCTACACCAGCCGTACAGGTTATAAGATGTGTGCACGCATCTACCTGAACGGTGATGGGATGGGGAAGGGCAGCCACATCAGCCTGTTCTTCGTCCTGATGAGGGGGCACTTTGATGGGTTACTGCGCTGGCCATTCCGTCAGAAGGTGACCTTCATGCTCCTGGACCAGAACAACCGTGAGCACGTGATCGATGCGTTCCGCCCTGATCCAACCAGTTCATCTTTCAAGCGCCCAACCAGTGACATGAATATTGCAAGTGGCTGTCCACTGTTTATGCCCCTCAGCCAGTTGGAGAGTACACGCCATGCCTACGTCCGCGACGATGCGATTTTCTTAAAAATCATCGTGGACACGTCGGATTTAAACTAA